A single Eriocheir sinensis breed Jianghai 21 unplaced genomic scaffold, ASM2467909v1 Scaffold247, whole genome shotgun sequence DNA region contains:
- the LOC126991159 gene encoding uncharacterized protein LOC126991159, with protein sequence MRPDARRSRDVVPARAPPAPPPGTEETFPYRSGPSQVTPHADPVDSADLRQTAAELDSTAKSAMESSSDEDFVPDFEDYDSDDDLSEESEDDEEISCPEKPGLCSMKHFNEWHDQEGVPQSEARQQGAERS encoded by the exons ATGCGTCCTGACGCCCGCCGCTCACGGGACGTGGTGCCTGCTCGGGCTCCCCCTGCTCCGCCACCCGGCACAGAGGAAACCTTCCCTTATCGCAGTGGCCCGTCACAGGTCACTCCTCACGCCGACCCCGTGGATTCCGCAG ATTTGAGACAGACAGCAGCAGAGTTGGACAGCACTGCCAAGTCAGCTATGGAGTCCTCAAGTGACGAAGATTTTGTTCCTGATTTTGAGGATTACGACAGCGATGACGACTTGTCAGAGGAATCTGAGGACGACGAAGAGATCA GCTGTCCTGAGAAGCCTGGTTTGTGTTCCATGAAACACTTCAACGAGTGGCACGATCAAGAGGGTGTGCCACAGAGCGAAGCAAGACAACAAGGGGCAGAAAGA TCGTGA